A region from the Polaribacter sp. Hel1_33_78 genome encodes:
- a CDS encoding acetyl-CoA C-acyltransferase codes for MKTAYIVQGYRTAVTKSKRGAFRFKRADELAAETIEYLMENLPEFDKKRIDDVIVGNAMPEGSQGLNMARLISLMGLKIEEVPGVTVNRFCSSGLETIGMAVAKIQSGMAECIIAGGAESMSSVPMTGFKPELNYDTVAAGHADYYWGMGNTAEAVADQYNISRKDQDEFALNSHLKALKAQEENRFQDQIVPIEVEETYVNEKGKKATRKYTVTKDEGPRKGSNLAGLERLRPVFATNGSVTAGNSSQTSDGAAFVMVMSEDMVKELNIKPIARMVSYAAAGVPPRIMGIGPVAAIPKALKQAGLKQEDISLIELNEAFASQSLAVIRELGLDADIINVNGGAIALGHPLGCTGAKLSVQLFDEMRKRNMQGKYGMVTMCVGTGQGAAGIFEFLN; via the coding sequence ATGAAAACAGCATATATAGTACAAGGATATAGAACAGCCGTAACAAAATCTAAAAGAGGCGCATTCAGGTTTAAAAGAGCTGATGAGTTGGCTGCTGAAACCATTGAATATTTAATGGAGAATTTACCAGAATTCGATAAAAAAAGAATTGATGATGTAATCGTCGGTAATGCCATGCCAGAGGGCTCTCAGGGTTTAAATATGGCTCGTTTAATATCTCTAATGGGATTAAAAATTGAAGAAGTACCAGGTGTAACCGTAAATCGTTTTTGTTCTTCAGGATTGGAAACTATTGGTATGGCCGTTGCAAAAATTCAATCTGGTATGGCCGAATGTATCATTGCAGGTGGTGCTGAAAGTATGAGTTCTGTGCCAATGACAGGTTTTAAACCAGAATTAAACTACGATACAGTAGCTGCTGGGCATGCAGATTACTACTGGGGAATGGGAAACACTGCTGAAGCCGTTGCTGACCAATATAATATCTCTCGTAAAGATCAGGATGAGTTTGCATTAAATTCTCATTTAAAAGCATTAAAAGCACAAGAAGAAAATCGTTTTCAAGACCAAATAGTTCCTATTGAAGTTGAAGAGACGTATGTGAATGAAAAAGGTAAAAAAGCGACAAGAAAATATACTGTAACCAAAGATGAAGGACCAAGAAAAGGATCTAACCTTGCTGGCCTGGAGCGTTTGCGTCCTGTTTTTGCAACCAATGGAAGTGTTACTGCTGGTAATTCATCACAAACAAGTGATGGTGCAGCTTTTGTAATGGTCATGAGCGAAGACATGGTAAAGGAATTAAATATAAAGCCAATCGCAAGAATGGTAAGTTACGCTGCTGCTGGTGTACCTCCACGAATTATGGGGATAGGACCTGTAGCTGCAATTCCTAAAGCATTAAAACAAGCAGGCTTAAAACAAGAAGATATAAGCTTAATAGAATTAAATGAAGCATTTGCTTCGCAATCTTTAGCGGTAATTCGTGAATTAGGATTAGATGCAGACATTATTAATGTAAATGGTGGTGCCATTGCACTCGGTCATCCTCTAGGTTGTACAGGTGCGAAATTGTCCGTTCAATTATTCGATGAAATGCGTAAGCGAAATATGCAAGGAAAATACGGAATGGTTACCATGTGCGTTGGAACAGGACAAGGTGCTGCTGGTATATTTGAATTTTTAAACTAA
- a CDS encoding GIY-YIG nuclease family protein has translation MFTVYILFSKQLQKYYVGYSSKNAQDRLKEHLYNHKGFTAKAKDWNIIYKIEMNSKSEALMLERKIKKIGAKRFLNEIASR, from the coding sequence ATGTTCACTGTTTATATTCTTTTTTCTAAGCAATTACAAAAGTATTATGTCGGATACTCAAGCAAAAATGCACAAGACAGACTGAAAGAACATCTCTACAATCACAAAGGGTTTACTGCTAAAGCAAAGGATTGGAACATCATTTATAAAATAGAAATGAATTCAAAATCTGAAGCATTAATGCTCGAAAGGAAAATAAAAAAAATAGGTGCTAAAAGATTTTTGAACGAAATCGCGTCACGCTAA
- a CDS encoding M28 family peptidase, with protein MKSFFYFIASFLIFAGGCTSSEPIDIDSENLLKTVQIISHDSLEGRAFSTLGNIKAQKIINRNFTKIGLQTGKNRRYFQEFSYSFKGEKRQEIFPIKKPKENFSNVPDTTLTGRNIVGTLKGKINKSIIITAHFDHLGIKNGNIYNGADDNASGVAALFTIAEYFKKNPTNHDLIFAAFDAKEFGSLGAEYFLKNYEDKENIVLNINLDMIAHSDYDPILFACGLHHHPNLRKPLERIKSDEVTLLFGHDDPFNRDQTDWTFSSDHKVFHKENIPFIYFGVESHKDYHRHTDNYETINPEFYIETVKIIIQAIKNFDEFLLD; from the coding sequence ATGAAATCATTTTTCTACTTTATTGCCTCATTCTTGATTTTTGCTGGTGGATGTACTTCATCTGAACCTATTGACATCGATAGTGAAAATCTGTTAAAAACTGTTCAAATCATCTCCCATGACTCCTTAGAAGGAAGAGCTTTTTCCACTCTTGGTAACATTAAAGCTCAAAAAATAATTAACAGGAATTTTACTAAAATTGGTTTACAAACTGGAAAAAACCGACGCTATTTTCAAGAATTTTCATATTCGTTTAAAGGTGAAAAAAGACAAGAAATTTTCCCGATAAAAAAACCAAAAGAGAATTTTTCAAATGTTCCTGACACCACATTAACAGGTAGAAATATTGTTGGAACATTAAAAGGAAAAATCAATAAATCCATAATTATTACGGCTCATTTCGACCATTTAGGCATAAAAAATGGTAATATATACAATGGAGCCGATGACAATGCTTCTGGCGTGGCCGCTTTGTTCACTATTGCTGAATATTTTAAAAAAAATCCTACTAACCATGATTTAATTTTTGCTGCTTTCGATGCAAAAGAATTTGGTTCTTTAGGGGCTGAATATTTTTTAAAAAATTATGAGGACAAAGAAAATATTGTTTTGAATATAAATTTAGATATGATTGCGCATAGTGATTATGATCCAATATTATTTGCTTGCGGATTGCACCATCATCCTAATTTAAGAAAACCTTTAGAAAGAATAAAATCAGATGAAGTCACATTATTATTTGGTCATGATGACCCGTTTAATAGAGATCAAACTGATTGGACTTTTTCATCAGATCACAAAGTTTTTCATAAAGAGAATATTCCATTTATTTATTTTGGCGTAGAAAGTCATAAAGATTATCATAGGCATACAGACAATTATGAGACTATTAATCCTGAATTTTATATTGAAACTGTAAAAATAATTATTCAGGCTATCAAAAACTTTGATGAGTTTTTATTGGACTAA
- a CDS encoding acyl-CoA dehydrogenase family protein, giving the protein METTNKEILRGGQFLVKETNCEDIFTPEDFSEEQIMMKDAVKEFTDREIVAHRDRFEAKDYALTEEVMKKAGELGFLGVAVPEEYGGMGMGFVSTMITCEYISSGNGSLSTAFGAHTGIGTMPITLYGTEEQKQKYVPKLASGEWMGAYCLTEPGAGSDANSGKTVAELSDDGTSYKINGQKMWISNAGFCNLMIVFARIENDKNITGFIVEYDAANSNGITLGEEEHKLGIRASSTRQVFFNDTVVPAENMLSKRGGGFKIAVNALNVGRIKLAAACIDSQRRVTDTALQYATERRQFKTPIADFGAIKAKLAEMATNTYAGESASYRAAKNIEDRIEMRMAAGNSHQDSELKGVEEYAIECSILKVTVSEDVQACADEGIQIFGGMGFSEETPMEAAWRDARIARIYEGTNEINRMLSVGMLIKKAMKGHVDLLGPATAVADELMGIPSFDTPDYSELFAEEKEMVAKLKKVFLMVAGSAIQKFGPDLDQHQQLLMAAANILNEVYMAESTILRAEKNAKRFGENKQDGQIAMAKLYLYNAVEIVAKNGKEGIISFAEGDEQRMLLMGLKRFTKYANYPNVIGLRNQIAEKLKAENKYCF; this is encoded by the coding sequence ATGGAAACAACAAATAAAGAAATTTTAAGAGGAGGTCAATTCCTTGTAAAAGAAACAAACTGTGAAGATATATTTACTCCTGAAGATTTTTCAGAAGAGCAAATTATGATGAAAGATGCAGTGAAAGAATTCACTGATCGCGAAATTGTTGCGCATAGAGATCGTTTTGAAGCGAAAGATTATGCATTGACAGAAGAAGTAATGAAAAAAGCCGGTGAACTTGGTTTTTTAGGTGTTGCTGTTCCGGAAGAATATGGAGGAATGGGAATGGGTTTTGTATCAACGATGATTACCTGTGAATATATTTCTAGTGGAAATGGTTCTTTGAGCACAGCCTTTGGTGCGCATACAGGAATTGGCACCATGCCAATTACTTTATATGGTACGGAAGAGCAAAAACAAAAATATGTACCAAAATTAGCTTCTGGTGAATGGATGGGCGCTTATTGTTTAACTGAACCAGGTGCAGGGTCTGATGCAAATTCAGGAAAAACAGTTGCTGAACTTTCTGATGATGGAACCTCTTACAAAATTAACGGACAAAAAATGTGGATTTCAAATGCAGGTTTCTGTAATTTGATGATCGTTTTTGCTCGTATTGAAAATGACAAAAACATTACTGGGTTTATCGTTGAATATGATGCTGCAAACTCAAATGGAATTACCTTGGGTGAAGAAGAGCATAAATTAGGAATTCGTGCTTCCTCTACAAGACAGGTGTTTTTTAATGACACTGTTGTTCCTGCAGAAAACATGCTGTCTAAAAGAGGCGGTGGTTTTAAAATTGCTGTAAATGCATTGAACGTTGGACGTATTAAATTAGCAGCAGCCTGCATCGACTCTCAAAGAAGAGTTACAGATACTGCTTTACAATATGCAACCGAGCGTAGACAATTTAAAACTCCTATTGCAGATTTTGGAGCTATTAAAGCAAAATTAGCAGAAATGGCCACCAATACATACGCGGGTGAATCTGCAAGTTATAGAGCTGCAAAAAATATTGAAGATAGAATTGAAATGAGAATGGCCGCCGGAAATTCACATCAAGATTCTGAATTAAAAGGAGTTGAAGAATATGCTATTGAATGTTCTATCTTAAAGGTTACTGTTTCTGAAGATGTGCAAGCCTGCGCAGATGAAGGAATTCAAATATTCGGAGGAATGGGGTTCTCTGAAGAAACACCAATGGAAGCCGCTTGGAGAGATGCCAGAATTGCGCGTATTTACGAAGGAACTAATGAGATTAATAGAATGCTTTCTGTAGGTATGTTAATAAAAAAAGCAATGAAAGGTCATGTGGATTTATTAGGTCCAGCGACTGCTGTAGCCGATGAATTGATGGGAATACCTTCTTTTGATACGCCAGATTATTCAGAATTGTTTGCAGAAGAAAAAGAAATGGTTGCTAAATTGAAAAAAGTTTTCCTAATGGTCGCTGGTTCTGCAATTCAAAAATTTGGCCCAGATTTAGATCAACACCAACAATTGTTAATGGCTGCTGCCAATATTCTAAACGAAGTTTATATGGCAGAATCTACAATACTCCGTGCTGAGAAAAATGCAAAACGTTTTGGAGAAAATAAACAAGACGGACAAATTGCCATGGCGAAGTTATATCTATACAATGCTGTAGAAATTGTTGCTAAAAATGGTAAAGAAGGCATTATTTCTTTTGCTGAAGGTGATGAACAACGTATGTTGCTAATGGGATTAAAACGTTTTACGAAATATGCCAATTATCCGAATGTAATCGGTTTACGTAATCAAATTGCAGAAAAATTAAAAGCTGAAAACAAATATTGCTTTTAA
- a CDS encoding GIY-YIG nuclease family protein — protein sequence MIICTVYILFSKQLQKYYVGYSSKNAQDRVKEHVYNHKGFTAKAKDWNIIYKIEINSKSEALMLERKIKKIGAKRFLNEIASR from the coding sequence ATAATAATATGCACTGTTTATATTCTTTTTTCTAAGCAATTACAAAAGTATTATGTCGGATACTCAAGCAAAAATGCACAAGACAGAGTGAAAGAACATGTCTACAATCACAAAGGGTTTACTGCTAAAGCAAAGGATTGGAACATCATTTATAAAATAGAAATAAATTCAAAATCTGAAGCATTAATGCTTGAAAGGAAAATAAAAAAAATAGGTGCTAAAAGATTTTTGAACGAAATCGCGTCACGCTAA
- the trxB gene encoding thioredoxin-disulfide reductase, translating to MSDTIEKIKCLIIGSGPAGYTAAIYAARADMKPIMYTGMQMGGQLTTTTEVDNFPGYADGTDGTAMMDDLKKQAERFGTDVRFGMVTSVDMSAEIGGIHKVIVDETKHIEAETIIICTGATAKYLGLESEQRLIGGGVSACATCDGFFYKGQDVVVVGAGDTAAEEATYLANICKKVTILVRKDFMRASKAMQHRVNKTENIEVLYNTEIDEVLGTNVVEGVRAINNKTRETHDISVTGVFIAIGHTPNSNLFKGVLDMDETGYLITKGKTTKTNLPGVFAAGDIQDKEYRQAVTAAGTGCMAALDAERYLGALE from the coding sequence ATGTCAGATACAATAGAAAAAATTAAATGTTTAATTATAGGTTCTGGTCCGGCAGGATATACTGCGGCAATTTATGCAGCAAGAGCAGATATGAAACCAATCATGTATACTGGAATGCAAATGGGAGGTCAATTAACGACTACTACAGAGGTTGATAATTTTCCAGGATATGCGGATGGAACAGATGGAACAGCAATGATGGACGATTTAAAGAAACAAGCAGAGCGATTTGGTACAGATGTTCGTTTCGGAATGGTAACTAGTGTAGATATGAGTGCTGAAATTGGCGGAATTCATAAAGTTATTGTGGATGAAACGAAACATATAGAGGCAGAAACAATTATCATTTGTACTGGAGCAACTGCAAAATATTTAGGTTTAGAGAGCGAACAGCGTTTAATTGGTGGTGGTGTTTCTGCATGTGCTACTTGTGATGGTTTTTTCTACAAAGGTCAGGATGTAGTTGTTGTTGGTGCAGGAGATACTGCTGCAGAAGAGGCTACATACTTAGCAAATATTTGTAAAAAAGTTACTATTTTAGTTCGTAAGGATTTTATGAGAGCTTCGAAAGCAATGCAACATAGAGTAAATAAAACTGAAAATATAGAAGTCTTGTACAATACAGAAATTGATGAAGTTCTTGGAACAAATGTTGTAGAGGGGGTAAGAGCAATCAATAACAAAACGAGGGAAACACACGATATTTCTGTTACTGGTGTTTTTATAGCTATTGGACATACACCAAACTCAAACTTATTTAAGGGCGTTTTAGATATGGATGAAACAGGCTATTTAATTACCAAAGGAAAAACTACAAAGACAAATTTACCAGGAGTATTTGCTGCTGGAGACATTCAAGATAAAGAATACAGGCAAGCTGTAACTGCAGCAGGAACAGGTTGTATGGCAGCTTTAGATGCAGAACGTTATTTAGGAGCTTTAGAATAA
- a CDS encoding KTSC domain-containing protein, with the protein MKRIKEYKKLFKIEGAIDLKELKSSYRKLVKEWHPDKFQDEIKKEEAEVVSTQIIDGYHFLVSIAPETKEANLDAYKTTITQFQVADWHHKSMLLEVTFTDGNKYEYFGVSKILFGKFVNAKSMNNFGKRNIFNSFIYRKSMKASVVA; encoded by the coding sequence ATGAAGCGCATAAAAGAATATAAAAAACTATTTAAAATAGAAGGTGCAATTGATTTAAAGGAATTAAAATCTTCTTACAGAAAATTAGTGAAAGAATGGCATCCAGATAAATTTCAAGACGAAATTAAAAAAGAGGAAGCAGAGGTTGTGAGTACTCAAATTATTGATGGTTATCATTTTTTAGTAAGCATCGCTCCAGAAACAAAAGAAGCTAATTTAGATGCATATAAAACTACAATTACCCAATTTCAGGTTGCTGACTGGCATCATAAAAGTATGCTGTTAGAAGTTACTTTTACAGACGGTAATAAATATGAATACTTTGGGGTGAGTAAAATACTTTTCGGGAAGTTTGTCAATGCAAAATCTATGAATAATTTTGGTAAAAGAAATATTTTTAATTCTTTTATATATAGAAAATCAATGAAGGCTTCTGTAGTCGCATAA